A portion of the Acidobacteriota bacterium genome contains these proteins:
- a CDS encoding ABC transporter permease, whose protein sequence is MAANDLRALVAYRGLLRGLVQRDLLVKYKGSLLGVAWSLLHPIVMVAVYTLAFRYVVRVPIERFPLFLLSGLLPWMFFASALGAATSSVADSGTLVRKVAFPRAVLPVAAVASALVQFLLMYTVLVPTAIVTGGGLSWAWLALVPVIALQVAFTTGLGLLLATAYVFVRDARHLLEVALQMWFWLTPIVYASSMAPETLQRWLRFNPMLHFITAYQGIVTQHAVPSPATFALLAALASISLATGWMVFTHRQGRFAEHV, encoded by the coding sequence GTGGCGGCCAACGACCTGCGGGCCCTGGTGGCCTACCGCGGACTGCTCCGCGGCCTCGTCCAGCGCGATCTCCTCGTCAAGTACAAGGGTTCCCTCCTCGGTGTGGCGTGGTCGCTGCTCCATCCCATCGTGATGGTGGCCGTGTACACGCTCGCGTTCAGGTACGTGGTGCGCGTGCCCATCGAGCGGTTCCCGCTGTTCCTGTTGAGCGGCCTGCTGCCGTGGATGTTCTTCGCGAGCGCGCTCGGCGCGGCCACCAGCTCGGTGGCCGACAGCGGCACGCTCGTGCGCAAGGTGGCGTTCCCGCGCGCGGTGCTGCCCGTGGCGGCCGTGGCGTCGGCGCTCGTGCAGTTCCTGCTGATGTACACGGTGCTGGTGCCGACGGCGATCGTGACAGGCGGCGGGCTGTCGTGGGCGTGGCTGGCACTGGTGCCCGTGATCGCCCTGCAGGTGGCGTTCACCACGGGCCTCGGCCTGCTGCTCGCGACGGCGTACGTGTTCGTGCGCGATGCGCGGCACCTCCTGGAGGTGGCGCTGCAGATGTGGTTCTGGCTGACGCCGATCGTCTACGCGTCGAGCATGGCGCCGGAGACCCTGCAACGCTGGCTTCGATTCAACCCGATGCTGCACTTCATCACGGCGTATCAGGGAATCGTCACGCAGCACGCGGTCCCGTCACCCGCCACGTTCGCGCTGCTCGCCGCCCTCGCGTCAATCTCCCTCGCGACGGGCTGGATGGTCTTCACGCACCGGCAAGGCCGGTTCGCCGAGCACGTGTAA
- a CDS encoding DegT/DnrJ/EryC1/StrS family aminotransferase, which yields MQVPLLDLAAQYAPIRDAVVEAVTRVVDRQTFILGPEVEAFEAEVAAYLGARHAIGVSSGTDALLVAMMALELGPGDEVIVPAYSFFATAGCVSRTGATPVFVDVEPVGCNIDVEAVRRAITPRTRAIVPVHLYGQSADMTPLVALAREHGLAVIEDAAQAIGATLDGVRLGTIGDMGCFSFYPSKNLGAAGDAGLVTVDDDGLAARVRLLRVHGAQRTYHHEKVGGNFRMAAIQAAVLAVKLRHLEAWTDARRRNADRYRALLAALAPDAPVSLPVELPGRRHIYNQFVIRAARRDALRDHLRANGVGCEIYYPVPFHLQPCFADLGVPRGALPESERAAHETLALPIYSELTEAQQQYVVETIAAFYAQA from the coding sequence ATGCAGGTGCCGCTGCTCGACCTCGCCGCCCAGTACGCCCCCATCCGTGACGCCGTGGTCGAGGCCGTCACGCGCGTGGTGGACAGGCAGACATTCATCCTGGGCCCGGAGGTCGAGGCCTTCGAAGCGGAAGTCGCGGCTTACCTTGGCGCCAGGCACGCCATCGGCGTCAGTTCGGGCACCGACGCGCTCCTTGTCGCGATGATGGCCCTCGAACTCGGCCCCGGCGACGAGGTCATCGTTCCCGCGTATTCGTTCTTCGCCACGGCCGGATGCGTGAGCCGCACGGGGGCGACGCCAGTGTTCGTGGACGTCGAGCCGGTGGGCTGCAACATCGACGTCGAGGCCGTGCGCCGCGCCATCACGCCGCGCACGCGCGCCATCGTGCCCGTCCACCTGTACGGCCAGTCCGCGGACATGACGCCGCTCGTCGCACTCGCACGCGAGCACGGACTTGCAGTGATCGAGGATGCCGCGCAGGCCATCGGCGCCACCCTGGACGGCGTGCGTCTCGGCACGATCGGCGACATGGGCTGCTTCTCGTTCTATCCGAGCAAGAACCTCGGCGCGGCGGGCGACGCGGGGCTCGTCACCGTCGATGACGATGGGCTGGCGGCGCGGGTGCGTCTGCTGCGCGTGCACGGGGCGCAGCGCACGTACCATCACGAAAAGGTAGGCGGAAACTTCCGCATGGCCGCCATCCAGGCCGCCGTGCTCGCCGTCAAGCTGCGGCACCTCGAGGCGTGGACCGACGCGCGGCGCCGCAACGCCGATCGCTATCGCGCGCTCCTGGCGGCCCTCGCGCCTGACGCGCCCGTGTCGCTGCCCGTGGAACTGCCGGGCCGCCGCCACATCTACAACCAGTTCGTGATTCGCGCGGCGCGTCGCGACGCGCTGCGCGATCACCTGCGCGCCAACGGTGTGGGTTGCGAGATCTACTATCCCGTGCCGTTCCACCTGCAACCGTGCTTTGCCGATCTCGGCGTGCCGCGTGGCGCGCTGCCTGAATCCGAACGGGCCGCGCACGAGACGCTGGCCCTGCCCATCTACAGCGAGCTCACCGAGGCCCAGCAGCAGTACGTGGTGGAGACGATCGCCGCGTTCTACGCGCAGGCCTGA
- a CDS encoding cation:dicarboxylase symporter family transporter — MAKIDIEALGAPAETPATPGPSWWPGTTTQIFIGLALGILLGVLVPDIAVGIKPLADAFLRMIKMIIAPLLFSTLVVGIAGTGDVRAMGRIGLKAIIYFEVATTIALVLGLALVNYFEPGSGVTVAATSTADVAAMAQRQQTGWEIFLHLFPTSVFDAMARGDILQVVVFATFFGVALAAIGEQGRPALAFFDSVAHVMFRVTAYVMMFAPIGVMAAMAATVGGRGIAILFTLGKLVAVMYLGLAIFLFVVIGGVALLIRVPFFTFLRAIREPFAIAFTTASSEAALPKALDVMARFGVPRNIVGFVLPTGYSFNLDGSTLYLSIASVFVAQLAGIELSWGQQIVMMLTLMLTSKGVAGVPRGALVVLTAALTTFGLPLEGAAILLGIDQVLDMGRTAINVTGNCLASAVVARWEGVLDDRQIEAFR; from the coding sequence ATGGCGAAGATCGACATCGAGGCGCTCGGCGCCCCCGCCGAGACTCCTGCGACGCCGGGCCCTTCGTGGTGGCCCGGCACCACCACGCAGATCTTCATCGGCCTTGCTCTCGGCATCCTGCTCGGCGTGCTCGTGCCCGATATCGCGGTGGGTATCAAGCCGCTGGCCGACGCCTTCCTGCGGATGATCAAGATGATCATCGCGCCGCTGCTGTTCAGCACCCTGGTGGTCGGCATCGCGGGCACGGGCGACGTGCGGGCGATGGGGCGCATCGGCCTGAAGGCCATCATCTACTTCGAGGTGGCGACGACGATCGCGCTCGTGCTCGGACTCGCGCTCGTCAACTACTTCGAGCCGGGTTCCGGCGTGACGGTGGCCGCGACCTCCACGGCGGACGTCGCAGCCATGGCGCAGCGACAGCAGACGGGCTGGGAGATCTTCCTGCACCTGTTCCCGACGTCGGTCTTCGATGCGATGGCGCGCGGTGACATCCTGCAGGTGGTGGTCTTCGCCACGTTCTTCGGCGTGGCGCTGGCGGCGATCGGCGAGCAGGGGCGTCCCGCGCTTGCGTTCTTCGACTCGGTCGCGCACGTGATGTTCCGCGTCACGGCGTACGTGATGATGTTCGCGCCCATCGGCGTGATGGCGGCGATGGCGGCCACCGTCGGCGGGCGCGGCATCGCGATCCTGTTCACGCTCGGCAAGCTCGTGGCCGTGATGTACCTCGGCCTCGCGATCTTCCTGTTCGTGGTCATCGGCGGCGTGGCGCTCCTCATCCGCGTGCCGTTTTTCACGTTCCTGCGCGCCATCCGCGAGCCGTTCGCGATCGCGTTCACCACGGCCAGTTCCGAGGCCGCCCTCCCCAAGGCGCTCGACGTGATGGCCCGCTTCGGCGTCCCGCGCAACATCGTCGGGTTCGTGTTGCCGACCGGGTACAGCTTCAACCTCGATGGGTCGACGCTGTATCTCTCGATCGCGAGCGTGTTTGTCGCGCAGCTGGCGGGCATCGAACTGTCGTGGGGGCAGCAGATCGTGATGATGCTGACGCTGATGCTCACGAGCAAGGGCGTGGCGGGCGTGCCGCGTGGCGCGCTGGTGGTGCTCACCGCGGCGCTGACCACGTTCGGATTGCCGCTCGAAGGCGCGGCGATCCTGCTCGGCATCGACCAGGTGCTCGACATGGGGCGGACCGCCATCAACGTGACGGGCAACTGCCTGGCGTCGGCCGTCGTGGCGCGATGGGAAGGCGTGCTGGACGACAGGCAGATCGAGGCGTTCCGATGA
- the rfbD gene encoding dTDP-4-dehydrorhamnose reductase, translating to MKLLVLGAAGQLGSTFADAADHEIVGLTRADVDVTDGAALVDAAHAHRPDAIVNCSAYNNVDGAEDDAATALAVNALAVRAMASAAASVGATLVHYSTDFVFDGRASEPYREEDRACPVSVYGCSKLLGEWFAQDAPRWYVLRVESLFGGRQARSSVDKIAAALREGRQTPVFADRIVTPSYVDDVREATLDLLARDTPSGVFHCVNSGQGTWADVGRHVAAELGADPALLTLTSVNDVRLRARRPTYCALSNAKLTAAIGRPLPTWQDAVGRYVTRGPALSA from the coding sequence ATGAAGCTGCTGGTGCTCGGTGCGGCAGGGCAGTTGGGGTCCACGTTCGCAGACGCTGCCGATCACGAGATCGTCGGGCTGACGCGGGCCGATGTCGATGTCACGGATGGCGCGGCGCTGGTCGACGCCGCGCACGCGCACCGGCCCGACGCGATCGTCAACTGCAGCGCGTACAACAACGTCGATGGTGCCGAAGACGATGCGGCGACAGCGCTGGCGGTGAATGCGCTCGCGGTACGGGCGATGGCGTCGGCGGCGGCGAGCGTCGGCGCGACGCTGGTGCACTACAGCACGGACTTCGTGTTCGACGGGCGCGCGTCGGAGCCGTATCGCGAAGAGGATCGCGCGTGTCCGGTGAGCGTGTATGGCTGCTCGAAGCTGCTCGGCGAGTGGTTCGCGCAGGACGCGCCGCGGTGGTACGTGCTGCGCGTGGAGAGCCTGTTCGGCGGTCGCCAGGCGCGCAGCAGCGTCGACAAGATCGCGGCAGCGCTGCGTGAGGGAAGGCAGACCCCCGTGTTCGCCGATCGCATCGTCACGCCGAGCTACGTGGACGATGTGCGCGAAGCGACGCTCGATCTGCTGGCACGCGACACGCCGTCTGGAGTCTTCCACTGCGTCAACAGCGGCCAGGGCACGTGGGCCGACGTCGGCCGCCACGTCGCCGCGGAACTGGGTGCCGACCCGGCGCTTCTGACGCTGACATCGGTCAACGACGTCCGCCTCCGCGCCCGGCGCCCCACCTACTGCGCGCTGTCCAACGCGAAGCTCACCGCCGCCATCGGCCGTCCGCTTCCGACGTGGCAGGACGCGGTGGGCCGATATGTGACGCGCGGTCCGGCGCTCAGCGCGTAG
- a CDS encoding glycosyltransferase yields the protein MSAIGIAVPNLNQGRFLATALASLDAGSHRVLVAMVDAGSTDESGSIIDAARHRFAYVRTQPDAGQAAAVNEGVSALLARHPEVAAVGWLNADDFYLPGGLAALAEALDAHSTWVAVTARGYLADETGLVGDEIATQPFDATTFARRCTICQPATLIRRSAWEAVGGLDSGLDMCFDYDLWWRLGHIGTIGYLDAPAAVSRDHGGTKTRTMRRRYFTEARAIVARERGVVPWHWFISDALERETGYVVGTRITGLARMRAGARAAWTYARHRAGVD from the coding sequence GTGAGCGCCATCGGGATTGCCGTCCCGAACCTGAATCAGGGACGCTTTCTCGCGACGGCCCTCGCCTCGCTCGACGCGGGCTCCCATCGCGTACTCGTGGCGATGGTCGACGCGGGTTCCACCGACGAGTCGGGGTCCATCATCGACGCAGCACGCCATCGATTCGCATACGTGCGGACGCAACCCGATGCCGGGCAGGCGGCCGCCGTCAACGAGGGGGTGTCGGCACTTCTCGCGCGACATCCCGAGGTCGCGGCCGTCGGGTGGCTCAATGCCGACGACTTCTATCTGCCGGGAGGGCTGGCGGCGCTCGCGGAGGCGCTCGACGCGCACTCGACATGGGTGGCCGTGACTGCTCGAGGCTATCTCGCGGATGAGACCGGTCTGGTTGGCGACGAGATCGCGACGCAGCCGTTCGATGCCACGACCTTCGCGCGCCGGTGCACGATCTGTCAGCCGGCCACGCTGATTCGCCGTTCGGCCTGGGAGGCTGTCGGCGGTCTCGATTCGGGGCTCGACATGTGCTTCGACTACGACCTCTGGTGGCGGCTCGGCCATATCGGAACGATCGGGTACCTCGACGCACCTGCCGCGGTCTCGCGCGATCACGGCGGGACCAAGACCCGCACCATGCGCCGTCGCTACTTCACTGAAGCCCGCGCCATCGTGGCCCGCGAACGCGGCGTCGTGCCATGGCACTGGTTCATCAGCGACGCACTGGAGCGCGAGACCGGCTACGTCGTCGGGACGCGGATCACGGGGCTGGCACGCATGCGAGCCGGCGCACGCGCGGCGTGGACCTATGCGCGCCACCGTGCGGGAGTCGATTAG
- a CDS encoding glycosyltransferase family 4 protein yields the protein MRESISMARLIHICPRYRPAIGGVELVFEHLCRHYAAAGHEVEVWTTDALTVRGLTRRGEPTAPASTDVLDGVRVRRFVPRCWPLQRVARTLAHALPGSTRWQATTCRWSPWVPGLDRACDSESGTVDVVHAAALPYSTLLHAATRLARRTGARLLISPFTHVPAPGDAGASMRRAYLSRLNVDLMASADVVCVQTVSEGTRLVAAGVPAARIRLTGVGVDIARVAGGDRDRQRGAWGIGPDAVVIGHLANKSRDKGTPDLLRVMPAVWARHPDVRVVLAGPAMASYGAHVAREPLDPRVTDLGMLGDAGVRDFMAAIDVFALPSRVESFGLAAMEAAATGSAVVAYAHGGPAELWRDGVDARLVPAGDLDALSTALAAVCGDATLRNALASAGAALADAQTWTRVFERAEDAYGIPGRCVA from the coding sequence GTGCGGGAGTCGATTAGCATGGCGCGGTTGATTCATATCTGTCCGCGCTATCGACCCGCGATCGGTGGGGTCGAACTCGTGTTCGAGCACTTGTGTCGACACTATGCGGCTGCGGGACACGAGGTCGAGGTCTGGACGACGGATGCCCTCACTGTGCGCGGTCTGACGCGCCGCGGCGAGCCGACCGCGCCGGCGTCGACCGATGTCCTGGACGGAGTCCGCGTCCGCCGGTTCGTGCCGCGCTGCTGGCCGCTGCAGCGCGTGGCGCGGACCCTCGCGCACGCCCTGCCTGGCAGTACGCGATGGCAGGCGACGACGTGTCGATGGTCGCCCTGGGTTCCTGGGCTCGATCGCGCGTGCGACAGCGAATCGGGGACCGTCGACGTCGTGCACGCGGCCGCGCTGCCCTACTCGACACTCCTGCACGCGGCCACACGCCTTGCGCGCCGAACCGGCGCGCGATTGCTGATCAGCCCATTCACGCATGTGCCCGCGCCCGGCGATGCCGGCGCGTCGATGCGCCGCGCGTACCTCTCGCGACTCAACGTCGACCTGATGGCGTCTGCCGACGTCGTCTGCGTCCAGACGGTGAGTGAGGGGACGCGGCTCGTGGCGGCTGGTGTGCCGGCGGCCCGGATTCGTCTGACAGGCGTGGGCGTCGATATCGCCCGTGTCGCGGGTGGCGATCGAGACCGTCAACGTGGCGCGTGGGGGATTGGTCCGGACGCCGTCGTGATCGGCCACCTGGCCAACAAGAGTCGCGACAAGGGCACTCCGGATCTGCTACGGGTCATGCCGGCGGTGTGGGCGCGCCACCCTGATGTGCGAGTGGTGCTGGCCGGCCCCGCGATGGCCAGCTACGGCGCACACGTCGCCCGGGAGCCACTCGACCCCCGCGTCACCGATCTCGGCATGCTCGGGGATGCCGGCGTGCGTGACTTCATGGCCGCCATCGACGTGTTCGCGCTCCCGAGTCGTGTCGAGTCGTTCGGTCTGGCCGCCATGGAGGCTGCCGCCACAGGCAGCGCTGTCGTCGCCTACGCGCATGGTGGGCCTGCCGAGCTCTGGCGGGACGGCGTCGACGCACGACTCGTTCCCGCGGGCGACCTCGACGCGCTGTCAACGGCCCTTGCGGCGGTGTGTGGCGACGCCACGCTCAGGAACGCACTGGCGTCGGCCGGCGCCGCGCTGGCGGACGCGCAGACGTGGACACGGGTCTTCGAGCGAGCCGAGGACGCGTACGGTATCCCAGGGCGGTGTGTCGCGTGA
- a CDS encoding ABC transporter permease: MPERAIASTLRAANPVRVAHRLWSDRDLIGQLTWREITGRYRSSTLGVVWSFVTPMVNLALYTFVFGVVFTARWPGAHTNSLAEYGLMLFAGLTAFAVFSECVTRAPSLIAASPNYVKKVVFPLDVLPVSIAGAALFHAGISVLLLTVARLVVMGAIAPTVALVPIVLLPLVALALGCSWVLASLGVYVRDMAHAVALATQVLFFTTPIFYPLDAIPAAYQPIIAANPLTSIVQNMRNVAVAGSAPDWQAWTVSMAIGLLVLWAGHTWFARTRAGFADVL, from the coding sequence GTGCCGGAGCGCGCGATCGCGTCGACGCTGCGCGCAGCCAACCCGGTGCGCGTCGCGCATCGCCTGTGGAGTGACCGTGACCTGATTGGCCAGCTCACCTGGCGCGAGATTACGGGGCGCTATCGCAGTTCGACGCTGGGCGTCGTCTGGTCGTTCGTCACGCCGATGGTCAATCTGGCTCTCTATACGTTCGTGTTCGGCGTCGTCTTCACGGCGCGATGGCCCGGCGCGCACACCAACAGTCTGGCCGAGTATGGGCTGATGCTGTTTGCCGGACTCACGGCCTTCGCCGTGTTCAGCGAGTGCGTGACGCGCGCACCGTCGCTCATCGCGGCGTCGCCGAACTACGTCAAGAAGGTCGTGTTCCCCCTCGACGTCCTGCCGGTGAGTATCGCTGGCGCGGCGCTCTTCCACGCCGGCATCTCGGTCCTGCTGCTCACGGTGGCCCGCCTCGTGGTGATGGGCGCCATCGCGCCCACGGTCGCGCTGGTGCCCATTGTCCTGTTACCGCTCGTCGCGCTGGCACTGGGCTGCAGTTGGGTCCTGGCGAGTCTCGGCGTGTACGTTCGCGACATGGCGCATGCCGTCGCGCTTGCGACGCAGGTGCTCTTCTTCACCACGCCGATCTTCTACCCGCTCGACGCGATCCCGGCGGCGTACCAGCCGATCATTGCGGCCAATCCCCTCACGTCGATCGTGCAGAACATGCGCAACGTGGCCGTGGCGGGGAGCGCGCCGGACTGGCAGGCGTGGACGGTGTCGATGGCGATCGGGTTGCTGGTCCTGTGGGCCGGACACACCTGGTTTGCCCGGACTCGGGCGGGGTTTGCCGATGTCCTCTGA
- a CDS encoding ABC transporter ATP-binding protein, producing MSSDVVVQADHLSKVYRLYDEPIDRLKELAFGRFGRRTGRDFAALHDVSLSLRRGERLGVIGRNGSGKSTLLQILAGTVQATSGSVRITGRVAALLELGSGFNPDYTGRENVYLNALILGLSREEIDERFDAIAAFADIGGFLDQPVKTYSSGMFVRLAFAVTTSVDADLLLVDEALAVGDVFFTQKCFRHLHGLVDRGVAIVLVTHDMTAVSQFCSSALLLDQGHVRYDGDTVTAVRRYFALQRGAAAPDAPIDRDKAADVTSQADSSPWPGPAAWLPPDAATEIGHGARCTAIALCDESGHPARVFEVGAVALVCFEFELRVDIRMPVVGVELFNSRAIVVHGRNTLQEGVMGPPVVLAGARIRGCRKIRLDVAPDEYTFAIGLAWIDQADADMRDTLPYAALAERLETLLVVKDAAACVVQFRSQGQALPFHGIANLDGHTAVWVS from the coding sequence ATGTCCTCTGATGTGGTGGTACAGGCCGACCACCTGTCGAAGGTGTACAGGCTGTACGACGAGCCGATCGATCGCCTGAAGGAACTCGCCTTCGGCCGGTTCGGTCGTCGCACCGGACGTGACTTCGCTGCGCTTCACGACGTGTCGCTTTCGCTGCGACGAGGCGAGCGCCTCGGGGTCATCGGTCGCAATGGCTCGGGCAAGAGCACACTGCTGCAGATCCTGGCCGGCACGGTCCAGGCCACCAGTGGCAGCGTCCGGATCACCGGCCGCGTGGCGGCGTTGCTCGAATTGGGGAGCGGCTTCAATCCCGACTACACGGGACGCGAGAACGTCTACCTGAACGCGTTGATTCTCGGCCTGTCTCGCGAGGAGATTGACGAGCGCTTCGATGCGATCGCGGCGTTTGCCGACATCGGAGGCTTTCTCGACCAGCCGGTCAAGACGTACTCGAGCGGGATGTTCGTGCGGCTGGCGTTCGCGGTCACCACGAGCGTGGATGCCGATCTCCTGCTCGTGGACGAGGCGCTGGCTGTTGGCGATGTGTTCTTCACCCAGAAGTGTTTCCGCCATCTCCATGGCCTCGTCGATCGCGGCGTGGCCATCGTGCTCGTGACGCACGACATGACGGCAGTGAGCCAGTTCTGTTCGTCGGCGCTGCTGCTCGACCAGGGGCACGTGCGCTACGACGGCGATACCGTCACGGCCGTGCGCCGGTACTTCGCGCTGCAACGCGGCGCGGCCGCGCCTGACGCTCCGATCGATCGCGACAAGGCCGCCGACGTGACGAGCCAGGCCGACTCGTCGCCGTGGCCTGGACCGGCCGCGTGGCTGCCGCCGGACGCCGCTACCGAAATCGGCCACGGTGCCCGATGCACGGCCATCGCCTTGTGTGACGAATCGGGACATCCCGCGCGCGTGTTCGAGGTGGGAGCGGTTGCGCTTGTCTGTTTCGAGTTCGAATTGCGTGTCGACATCAGGATGCCCGTGGTCGGCGTCGAATTGTTCAACAGCCGGGCGATCGTCGTGCACGGCCGCAATACGCTGCAGGAGGGGGTAATGGGCCCGCCGGTGGTGCTCGCAGGGGCGCGCATCCGCGGGTGCCGGAAGATCCGGCTCGACGTCGCGCCCGACGAATACACCTTCGCGATTGGCCTGGCGTGGATCGACCAGGCCGACGCCGACATGCGCGACACGCTGCCCTACGCCGCCCTGGCCGAACGTCTCGAAACGCTGCTCGTCGTCAAGGACGCTGCCGCGTGTGTCGTGCAGTTCCGCAGCCAGGGCCAGGCGCTCCCCTTTCACGGCATCGCCAACCTGGACGGCCACACGGCGGTGTGGGTGTCGTGA